A window of Candidatus Anoxymicrobium japonicum contains these coding sequences:
- a CDS encoding coenzyme F420 hydrogenase, with the protein MVDENKLRDRAREVIARDDVRRLIGWKRGTYGFESAPIVLSDASEVDQLIFDATCAQNPASFLMLEEKLPVPRGQEPDTRKVAVLVKGCDSRAVVQHLVEKAYGRDDVVILGVPCTGVIDARKAEKMFGVASAPVEVKEDGDRFVLEIDGETSEAPKKELMADKCLRCRFPNPLIYDELVADEVEKWADDDFEDVGEFEKMSPTDKWKFWDEQFSKCVRCYSCRNVCPMCYCVECVAQKTKPQWTRRATDISENAVYHIQRAWHLSGRCIECGECERVCPMDIPITKLNRKMSRDVARMFEYEPGVDSDAEPLLTCYNPQDPEEYIM; encoded by the coding sequence TTGGTAGACGAAAACAAACTCAGGGACAGAGCCAGGGAGGTCATTGCCCGCGACGACGTGAGGCGCCTCATTGGCTGGAAGCGTGGAACCTACGGGTTCGAGTCCGCCCCCATCGTACTGAGTGACGCCTCAGAGGTAGATCAGTTGATATTCGATGCGACATGCGCGCAGAACCCCGCGTCTTTTCTAATGCTCGAGGAAAAACTCCCCGTTCCCCGCGGGCAGGAACCGGACACCCGCAAGGTAGCCGTACTCGTCAAGGGGTGCGACTCGCGGGCTGTTGTCCAGCATCTGGTCGAGAAGGCGTACGGACGCGACGATGTCGTGATCCTGGGCGTGCCGTGCACGGGTGTCATCGACGCTCGCAAAGCTGAAAAGATGTTTGGCGTCGCGTCAGCTCCCGTAGAGGTCAAAGAGGATGGCGACAGGTTTGTTCTCGAGATCGACGGCGAGACATCCGAAGCCCCGAAAAAAGAGCTCATGGCCGACAAATGCCTGCGCTGTCGCTTCCCGAACCCACTCATCTACGACGAGCTCGTCGCCGATGAGGTGGAAAAGTGGGCGGATGACGACTTCGAGGACGTCGGCGAATTCGAGAAGATGTCTCCCACCGACAAGTGGAAGTTTTGGGACGAACAGTTCTCAAAATGCGTTCGTTGCTACTCGTGCCGCAACGTTTGCCCGATGTGCTACTGCGTGGAGTGCGTCGCGCAAAAGACAAAGCCACAGTGGACGCGCCGAGCGACCGACATCAGCGAGAACGCCGTGTATCACATCCAGAGGGCGTGGCACCTCTCAGGTCGTTGCATTGAGTGCGGAGAGTGCGAACGGGTTTGTCCCATGGATATCCCGATAACGAAGCTCAATCGCAAGATGTCGCGCGACGTCGCGCGGATGTTCGAGTACGAGCCCGGAGTGGACTCCGACGCCGAGCCGCTTCTGACCTGCTACAATCCGCAGGATCCCGAAGAATACATAATGTAG